TTCTACCTTGAATATATACTCTGGCTCTAACCATGCACTAATCGTAAATAAACTAGAGTCTTGTTGCAGTGAATACTCGCTGGTGATATCTAAGACTAATTGTTGTTCTTCTCTGAGTTTACTAATTAGACGAGACGATCGCCCTCCTGCTAAAATAATCGAGAGCATTTCTAATGCTAAAGCATCTGCTAATTGCTCTACATTAGGTCCTAACCAACCCATCCCTAGTCGCGCGTGTTCGATTCTCGGTAAGGCTATTTCTTGACGACGTACACCGATGATTGGTGCTTCTGCTACTATGTGATGGGGTGGACATTCTGATCTAATGCTAAAATCAAGGAAGCATTCTGCAACTAAACTTAAAGCTTGTTCTTGTTTAATTCCCCCTGTAATCACTACTGTCATATTTTCTGGCTGATAATGAGTCTTATGAAAACAGCGCATTTGATTAGGTGTATGTTGCCGTAACAATTCTTCTTCTCCGAGAATTCCTCTTCCGTAGGGGTGAGATTCGTAAATAATTTCGCACAGGGATTGAAATCCAATCCAATCTGGATCATCGTAACATTGTCTAATCTCTTCTAAAACTACTTCTCTCTCTCGGTAGAATTCTACTTCTGGTATCTCTGCTTGTAAGAGAATTTCTGCTAAATATGGTAATGTTTCTGATAGGTGTGTAGCTGCTGTGGTTAAAAAATAATGGACGTAGTCATGACTAGTCGCTGCGTTAGTTATTCCCCCTGTATTTTCTATTTTGTAATCAAACTCTCCAGG
The nucleotide sequence above comes from Gloeocapsa sp. DLM2.Bin57. Encoded proteins:
- a CDS encoding insulinase family protein, translated to MQRLLRNQQNRLFPGHVFQLNNGLTVVHQYIPSTPVAVADVWINAGAKIEPTSWLGMAHFLEHMIFKGTKNIYPGEFDYKIENTGGITNAATSHDYVHYFLTTAATHLSETLPYLAEILLQAEIPEVEFYREREVVLEEIRQCYDDPDWIGFQSLCEIIYESHPYGRGILGEEELLRQHTPNQMRCFHKTHYQPENMTVVITGGIKQEQALSLVAECFLDFSIRSECPPHHIVAEAPIIGVRRQEIALPRIEHARLGMGWLGPNVEQLADALALEMLSIILAGGRSSRLISKLREEQQLVLDITSEYSLQQDSSLFTISAWLEPEYIFKVEAAICAEIERLQNELITEAELAKNKRILRNDYLFSTETPAQLAGLYGYYQTIASAELSLSYPIIIERLTVQDLQRVARQYLSVEHYAISTLYPDSLITNNNLHANSNIELSARNN